The following coding sequences are from one Amphiprion ocellaris isolate individual 3 ecotype Okinawa chromosome 19, ASM2253959v1, whole genome shotgun sequence window:
- the unm_sa1261 gene encoding serine/threonine-protein kinase SBK1: MNSSPHGSRASIDILEELQLIAAQNLEKLDINKYYEVVRELGKGTYGKVDLVVHKIRGTKMALKFLRKKTTKLKSFLREYSISLYLSPCPFIINMFGIAFETDDYYIFAQEYALAGDLFDIIPPQVGLPEMVAKRCVHQVAIALDYLHCKKLVHRDIKPENILIFDKECRKVKLSDFGMTRRAGSPVKRVSGTIPYTAPELCDTSRHEGFCVDYSTDVWAFGVLLFCMLTGNFPWEKAMPNDAFYEEFVRWQRRRTGHVPSQWRRFTDEALRMFRRLLSIEQDRRCSVKEVFSYFNQCWMLDTENGNSSSGGLAGSAPPLDISSSSSEEDVLVDRLKQQSLSPACVAAKGGLMMDTHYSSMSTNSSPSSTGSYERVNRDNNERGRILVATPIEICV, translated from the exons ATGAACTCGTCACCCCACGGCTCCAGAGCCTCCATCGACATCCTGGAGGAACTCCAGCTGATCGCTGCTCAGAACCTGGAAAAGCTGGACATCAACAAATACTATGAGGTCGTCAGAGAACTGGGAAAAGGCACCTATGGGAAGGTGGACCTGGTCGTCCACAAGATCAGAG GCACAAAGATGGCTTTGAAGTTTCTGAGGAAGAAGACCACCAAGCTGAAGAGCTTCCTAAGAGAGTACAGCATCTCTCTGTACCTGTCGCCATGCCCCTTCATCATCAACATGTTCGGCATTGCCTTCGAAACAGACGACTACTACATCTTTGCTCAGGAGTACGCGCTGGCAGGAGATCTGTTCGACATCATCCCTCCACAG GTGGGCCTCCCTGAGATGGTGGCAAAGCGCTGCGTCCACCAGGTGGCTATCGCCCTTGACTACCTGCACTGCAAGAAGCTGGTCCATCGGGACATAAAGCCCGAGAACATCCTCATTTTTGACAAAGAGTGCAGAAAGGTCAAGCTGTCAGACTTTGGCATGACGCGGCGTGCCGGCTCTCCAGTGAAGCGTGTTAGCGGTACAATCCCGTACACGGCGCCTGAACTGTGTGACACCTCTCGGCATGAGGGCTTCTGCGTGGACTACAGCACAGATGTATGGGCGTTTGGTGTGCTGCTCTTCTGCATGCTGACCGGAAACTTTCCTTGGGAGAAGGCCATGCCCAATGACGCCTTCTACGAGGAGTTTGTCCGCTGGCAGCGCCGTCGGACAGGCCATGTGCCGTCGCAGTGGCGCCGCTTCACAGACGAAGCTCTACGAATGTTTCGTAGGCTCCTCTCCATTGAACAGGACCGCCGCTGCTCTGTCAAAGAAGTCTTCAGCTACTTCAACCAGTGCTGGATGTTGGACACGGAGAACGGGAACAGCAGCAGCGGGGGGTTGGCAGGCAGCgcacctcctctggacatcagctCGTCCTCATCTGAAGAGGATGTATTAGTGGACAGACTGAAGCAGCAGAGCCTGTCGCCTGCCTGTGTAGCAGCAAAGGGAGGCCTCATGATGGACACCCACTACTCCTCCATGTCCACAAACAGCTCGCCGTCCTCCACCGGCAGCTATGAGCGGGTCAACAGAGACAACAACGAAAGAGGACGCATCCTGGTGGCCACGCCCATCGAGATCTGTGTGTAG